GCGCGCGCGCAGCGCGGGGTCCAGCGCCGAGAACGGTTCGTCCAGCAGCACGATGTCGGGCTGCGCCACCAGTGCGCGCGCCAGCGCCACGCGCTGTTTCTGGCCGCCGGAAATCTCCGCCGGGTAATTGCCGGCGATATCGGCCAGGCCGAAGGCATCGATCCAGCGCTGCGCCTGCGGATGCACCGCGCCGCGGCGCGGATTGCGCCAGCCGCGCGCCAGGCCGAAGCCGATGTTCTGGCCCACGGTCAGGTGCGGGAACAGCGCATATTCCTGGAACAGGTAGGCCACCCGGCGCTGCTGCGGGCGCACGTCGATGCCGGCATCCGCGTCGAACAGGGTGCGGCCGTTCAGCACGATGCGGCCGCTGTCCGGGGTCAGCAGGCCGGCGATGGCGCGCAGCGTCAGGCTTTTGCCCGCGCCCGAGGGGCCGAACAACGCAATGCGCCGGCTGGCCGAATCAAATTCGATATCCAGCGCGAAGTGGCGGTCGGCCGAGACCATCTGCTTGCGGATGCTGACGTGCATGCTCATGGCGATATGCGTGGCCCAGGCGTTAGCGGACGCGCGGACGCAAGCGCCGGCGTTCGTAGAGTTCAGCGGGATTGCGCGCGGCCGCCGGCACCAGGCGTCCGGCGATCACCAGCAGCAGCACGCAGGTGACGGAGGTCACCAGCACCAGCAGGTTGGCGGTATTGTCGTCGCCGGCCTGGACCGCCTCGTAGATGGCCACCGACAGCGTCTGTGTGCGCCCGGGCAGGTTGCCCGCGATCATCAGCGTGGCGCCGAATTCGCCCAGCGCGCGCGCAAACGCCAGCAGCACGCCGGCGATGATGCCGCGCGCCGCAAGCGGCAGCGTGACGCGGAAGAAAATGCCGGCCTCGGGCACGCCCAGCACGCGCGCGGCGTTTTCCAGCTGGTGATCGACGCCTTCAAAGGCAGCGCGCGCGGACTTCAGCACCAGCGGGAAGGCGACGATGGTCGAGGCCAGCACCGCGCCCTGCCAGGTAAAGACCAGTTCGATGCCCAGTCGTGCCAGCCACTCGCCGAACACGCCACGGCGCCCCACCAGCACCAGCAGGTAATAGCCCAGCACCGTCGGCGGCAGCACCAGCGGCAGCGTCAGCACCGCATCGACCACGTCGCGCAGCGGCGAGCGCCAGCGCGCCAGCGCCCAGGCCGCGCCGACGCCGAGCACGGCGTTCAGCGCGGTGGCCCAGCCCGCGACCTTCAGCGACAGCAGCAGCGGTACCCAGACGGCATCCATGGCGTGCGGGGGTTTGGGGGCGGGGCCTCAGGGCTTGTGAAAGCCGAAGCGCGACAGGATCGCCTGGCCGTCCGGCGAGGCGACATAGTCGACGAACTGCGCCGCTTCCTTCGGCTGGCGCGCCTGATTGGTGATAGCGATCGGGTAGGTCACCGGCGTGCGGCTGGGCACGCGCACCGCCACCTTGACCTTGTCGGGCATCACGGTGGCGTCGGTGGCGAAGACGAAGCCGGCCTCGACCTCGCCGCGCGCGACGTAGTCCAGGCTCTGGCGCACGTTCTGCGCCGGCACGCCCTTGGCGGCGACCGCGTCCCACAGCCCCGCCGCTTCCAGCGCGCCGCGGGTATAGCGGCCCACCGGCACCGAGACCGGATTGCCGTAGGCGATGCGCCGGACTTCCGGTCGCGTCAGGTCCTGCAGCGAGGCGATCGGCAGCTTGCTGTCGGCCGGCACGATCAGCACCACCTGGTTGGCGGCGAAGTTGCGGCGCGAGGCCGGCGCGATCACCTTCTCGGCCTCGGCCTTGTTCATCGCCTCCTGGTCGGCCGAGGCGAACACATCGGCCGGCGCACCCTTGACGATCTGCTGCATCAGCACGTCCGAGGCGCCGAAGTTCAGCACCACGTGCGTGCCGGGGTGGGCGCGCTCGTAGGATTCGGCCAGCGCCTTGAAGGCGTTGGTCAGGCTGGCTGCGGCGGACACCACCAGGTCGGCGGCGAAGGCGGGCGGGGTGGCCAGCGCCAGCACCGTGGCGGCGGCCAGCAGCAGCCCGCGGCGGCGGGAACGGAAGGCAGGCATCGGAATCCTCGGGAAGCGGCCGCCGGCATGCAAGGGCACGCGCGGCACGGCCGGAGCGGGTGGACTGTCAGGCGCAATATACGTCTGTATATAGCGCGGCGTCAATGATGCGCCATGACGGGCGTCAGGGGTATTCCAACCGGCATAAGTGCTGTATCAGGGGCTGCGAATGAGCCCTCGGGCGGGAAACGGCTGGCGCCTGCGCGGCGCCAGCCCTGCCGGCTTCAGGCCGGCGGCGTGCCTTCCTTGAACATGGATTTCAGCTGGCTGCGCAGCTCAGGCGTGTCCTGATGCTTGTGCACCGCCACCGCGTGCTGGACCGCGGCTTCGAGCAGTTCGTCCTCGCTGTCGGCGCTCAGCGCGACAGTGCAGTGGGTGTCGCTCGGGAACTCGCGGCAATCGATAAACTTGCGTGCCATGATGCCTCCTGACGCCGGCCCGCAGGCTGGGCTGGAGCCGGTGCCTCCAGTATAGGCACGCGGTCCTTGGCGGTTGTTGCCCTAGAGCACCGGCGTCAGCACCTTGCCGCCGGCCAGGAACGCGTCGAGGTTCTGCAGCGTCAGCGCGGTCATGGCGGCGCGCGTCTCGTGCGTGCCGCTGGCCATGTGCGGCGCCAGCACGACTTGGTCCATCGCCAGCAGCGCCGGCGGCACGTTGGGCTCATGCTGGAACACGTCGAGCCCCGCGCCGCCCAGCCGGCCTTCGGTCAAGGCGGCGACCAGCGCCGCCTCGTCGACCACGCTGCCGCGCGAGACGTTGACCAGGATCCCGCGCGGGCCCAGCGCATCGAGGGTCTCGCGCGACACCAGCCCCGCGGTCGAGGGCCCGCCGACGGTGGCCACCACCAGGAAATCCGCCCACGTTGCCAGCGCCTTCAGGTCGGCTTCGAAGCGCCACGGCGCACCTTCGCGCGGACGGCGGTTGTGGTAGGCGATCTCCATGTCGAAGCCCTGCGCGCGCCGCGCCACGATCTCGCCGATGCGGCCCAGGCCGACGATGCCCAGCTTCTTGCCGGAGACGCGCGTGGTCAGCGGGAAGCCGCCCTGCGGCCAGCGCCCGGCGCGCACGAAGCGGTCGCCATGGGCGATGCCGCGTGCCGCGTCGAGCAGCAGCCCGAAGGCGAGGTCGGCGACGCAGTCGTTGAGCACGTCGGGGGTGTTGCTGACCTGGATGCGGCGCGCGCGGGCGGCGTCCAGCGCGATCGCGTCGTAGCCGACGCCAAAGCTGACGATGGCTTCGAGGCGCGGCAGCGCATCGATCAGCGCGGCACTGCAGCCGTGGCGCGCCGAGGTCACCACCACGCGCACCTGCTGGCCCTCGCTGCGCGCCCAGGCCAGCGCATCGGCCTGCTGCCACAGCGGCGCGGCGCCGTATTGTTGCTGCAGGGTGGCATTGGTCTGCGGCGCGAGCGGACCGACCTGGACGATCTGGGGAGCGGACATGGGGATGAGGAGGTCGAGGCGTGACCGGCAATGTTAGCGCAAGGGCCGGCCCCGCGCCGGCGCCCGGCCGGACGCGGGCGCGCAAGCTGTGCGATGTTCGGGCGGCGGGTTATGCTGCAAGCCTCGCGGCCCGGCGCCGCGCCACTGCTTCCACGAGCCATGACCACCATCTACCTCGCCGGCTTCGACGTGTTCCGCAAGGACGCGCGGGCCTGGGGCGAGCAGCTCAAGGCGCTGTGCGCCGCGCACGGCTTCACCGGCCTGTATCCGCTCGACCAGTCCGCGCCCGAGGGCCTGTCCGGCCCCGACACCGCACGCTGGATCTATGACGCCAACATCGCGCTGCTGCGGCGCGCCGACCTGGTAATGGCCAACCTGGATGACTTCCGCGGCCCCGGCGAAGCGGATTCCGGCACGGCGTTCGAGGTCGGCTTTGCGGTGGCGCTGGGCAAGCCCGTGTGGGCCTACAGCGCCGATGCCGGCACGCTGCGCGAACGCGTCACCGTGGCCACCGATGCCGACGGCACGCCGCTGGATGCGCGCGGCTTTACCGTCGAGGACTTCGGGCTGGGCAAGAACCTGATGCTGGCGTGCGCGGTGCGGCTGGTGCAGGGTGGGGCGGCCGAATGCCTGGCGGCCATGGCGGCCGCCAGGCAAGAGATCGACGCGGCTGCCCGCAGCGGCGGCTAGCGCCGCAGCGCCTGCACCCCGGCCGCGATATCGTTGGCGGTACTCGCGACGATCTGGCGATACGCCGCGACCACGCCGTCGACCTCGCCCGGCGCCGGCAGCTCGGCCTGGGTCCTGCCGCTGACCACCTTGCCATCGGGCAGCCGGCGCACGGTCCAGTTGATGGTGGCGCCGGCACGCTGGCCGACGTCGGCGTCCAGGCGCAGCACTTCGGTGGTGATGCGGTACAGCGGCTGCACGTCGGACAGCCCCTGCTGGTAGGTGTCGACCGCGCCCAGCGTGGCCTGCAGGCGCTGCGACAGCGCATCGCGCAGCTCGTCCGGCAGCGGCGACGACCAGCGCGACAGGTCGAGCAGGCGCACGCCGGCATCGCTGCCGCCGTCGTTGCCGCTGCGGCCATCGCGCACCACCAGCTGCGGCCGGTTGAGGCGCTCCGGCACGCGCACCGGGGCGACTTCCAGCCATAGCGTATCCGTCGACGGCGCCGCTGCCGGCGCCGGCGCGGCTACGGCGCCCGGGCCCTGCGCCAACGTGTAGTAGCGCGGCTCGGGCGAGGCGCAGCCTGCCAGCACCGCCGCGGCGGCGCTGGCGCAGACCAGGGTGAGCAGAAGGCGCTTCATCATTCTTTCTCCGGCTTGCCGCGCAGCAGCGCTTCGGGGTGGCGTTCAAGGTAGTCGGTCAGCGTGCGCAGCGACGTGGCGGTGCGCGTCAGCTCCTGCAGCATGCGGCGCGTGTCCTGCTGCAGCGGCGCGTCCGACGCCAGCGTGCCGTTGGCCGCGGTCAGGGTCTTGCGCGCGTCCTGCAGCGCGGCCAGCACCTGCGGCGCGACATCGCCGTTGAGCTGCTGCACCAGCTTGTCGGCGGTGGCCAGGGTCTTGTTCAGGCTTGCCACCGTGGTGCGCAGGTCCTGGCCGATCTGGTCGAACGGCACCTTGTCGATGCGGTTGACGATGTCGCCCACCTGCGCCTGCAACTGGTCGAAGGTGCCCGGCGTGGTGGCGAATTCCGGAATCGGCGCGTCCAGATCGACCTTGACCGGCGCCGCCTTGGGGAAGAAGTCGAGCGCCACGTACAGCTGGCCGGTGAGCAGGTTGCCGGTGCGCAGCTGCGCGCGCATGCCCCGCTGCAGCAGGCCCTCGATGATCTTGCGTGCGCGTTCGCGGTCCTGGATGTCGCGTTCGCGGAAACCCATGCGCGACGGGTACAGCTCGACCACCACCGGCATGCGGAAGGCGCGCTTCTCGCGCTGGAACTCGATGCCGATCGAGCGCACCTGGCCCACCACCACGCCGCGGAAGTCCACCGGCGCGCCCGGCGACAGCCCGCGCACGGACTGGTCGAAATTCAGCACCGCCAGCGTCGGCGCCAGTTCTTCCGGCTCCTTCATCGCCTCGGTCTGGTCGCCGGCCAGCAGGAACTGCGTGTTCTCGGCGGCGGCGTCGGTGGCGGTGGTGTGGTCCGGCGCCTGGAACGCGACGCCGCCCAGCAGCACCGTCACCAGCGATTGCGTCGACAGTTTGAGGCCGCCGGCATCGAGCTTGAGGTCGACCCCGCTGGCATGCCAGAAGCGCGTGTCGGCGGTGACCAGCTTGTCGTAGGGCTTGTTGACGAACACGCGCAGCGTGATGTCGCGGCCGTTGGGGTCGAGCTGGTAGGCCACCACCTGGCCGACCAGCACGCGCCGGTAGTAGACCGGCGAGCCGATATCGAGCGAACCCAGCTCTGACGCGCGCAGCACGAACTGCTTGCCGGAAGCGTCGGTGGTCACCACCGGCGGCACTTCCAGGCCCTTGAACTCGCGCGCGGATTCCTTCGACTTGCCCGCGTCGACGCCGATATAGGCGCCGGACAGCAGCGTTTCCAGCCCCGACACGCCGCTGGCCGCGAAACGCGGGCGCACCACCCAGAAACGGGTGTCGGCGACGGCGAAGTTCTCGGCGTCCTTGGTCAGGTCGATCGACGCCACCACGTGCGAGCGGTCGCGCGCCAGGCGCACCGACTTGACCAGGCCGATGTCGACGTCCTTGTAGCGCACCGCGGTCTTGCCCGGGATCAGGCCTTCGGCGGTGCGGAAGCTGACGGTGATCTCGGGCCCGCGCGAGGCCAGCGTGTGCATCAGCAGCGAGATCCCGACCACCGCGGCGACGATCGGGATCAGCCATACCAGCGACGGCAGCCAGCGCGCGCGGCGCCGGCGTTCGGGGCGGGGCAGGCCGGACGGAGGGGGCGAAGGCGGAGCGGGCGGAGAGGGCGGCGAGGGCGGTGGAGAGGGCGGCATGGCACCCGCCGGGGCTTGGTTGTCAGTGTCGGGCATTGTCAGGTTCCAGCGAATCCCACAGCAGGCGCGGATCGAAGCTGAGCGAGGCCAGCATGGTCAGCACCACGACCGCGCCGAAGGCGAGCGCGCCGCCGCCGGGGATGATGGTGGCCAGCGCCCCGGCCCGCACCAGCGAGGCCAGCAGCGCCACCACGAAAATATCGAGCATCGACCAGCGGCCGATCACCTCGACCAGGCCGTACAGCCGGGTCTGCTGCCGGATCCGCCAGCTCGAGCGGAGATGCACCGACAGCAGCAGGAAGGTCAGGATCACCATCTTCAGCAGCGGCACCACGATGCTGGCGATCAGCACCAGCACGGCCAGCATGTGCGAGCCGGACAGCCACAGGTAGATCACGCCCGACAGGATGGTGTCCTGCTGCGTGCCGAGGATGGACTGGGTCACCATCACCGGCAGCAGGTTGGCAGGAATATAGAGGATGTACGCGGCCAGCAGGAAGGCCCAGGTGCGCGCCAGGCTGTCGGGCTTGCGATGGTGCAGGGTGGCGCCGCAGCGGGGGCAGGGCGTGCCTTCCAGCGTGCGCGGGCTGACCAGGTCGCACGCGTGGCACGACACCAGCCCGAGTCGGCTGGCGGTGGGCACCTGCGGCAGCGGGGTGTTTTCGTCGTCGTCGGTCAGTTCTGCGACCAGCTCGCGCGCGAGCTGGCGCGGACGGGCCAGGCGGCCGGCGGGCTGGGGCGGTCGCTGCGGTTGCTGCGGCGTCATCGGCGCTCCCCGTCGGCCGCGGCGGCCTGGTCATCGGGCGTTTCCAGGTGGCGCCACAGGTCGCGCGGATCGAACGACAGCATCGCCGCCAGCACGATCACCAGCGCGGCGAACGACCACAGCGCAATGCCGGGCAGCACGCGCGCCATGGTCGAGAGCTTCACCAGCGTCACCAGCACGCCGATCATGAAGACCTCGATCATGCCCCACGGGCGGGTCTGGCGGATGCCGCGCACGATGCGGTCGAAGCCGGCCGGCATGCGGTGCCGCGCCATCGGCACCAGCAGGTAGATCATCATCAGCAATTCGGACAGCGGGAACAGGATGGTGGTGGCGAACACCAGCGCCGCCACCAGCGCCATCTGGTCCGCATACAGCGCCTGCACCGCGCCCAGCAGCGTGGTCTGGGTGCGCACCCCTTTCAGGTCCATCTCGACGATGGGGTAGGCGTTGGAGATCAGGAACAGGATCAGCGCGGTGATCACCAGCGGCAGCAGCCGGTGGTAGTGGCGCCGGCTCTCGCGGTAGAGCTGGCCGCCGCAGCGCAGGCACAGCGCGCGCTCGCCGGGCGAGATCGGCGTGCGCTCGTAGACGGCGTCGCAGTATTCGCACGCCACCAGCCGGTGCAGCGCGGCCGGCGAGGTGTCGGGCAGCGCGGTGTCCGGCGCGGCCGGGGGTACGTCGTGTGCCGCCATCAGCCGGATCGCTTGCCGGTGGCCGCCGGCGGCACATCGGGGTTGTCGACCACGGCGGGGGCCGGGGCGGGTGTGGATGCGGATGCCAGCGCCGCGCCCTGCTGCAGGTCGCGCTGCAGCTCGCCCTGCGAGCCGATGGTCCAGTCGCGCAGCAGCGCATAGGCCACCGCCAGCAGCGTCGGGCCGATAAACACGCCCAGGAAGCCGAACGCCAGCGCGCCGCCGAGCACGCCCAGCATGATCCATATCAGCGGCATGCCGGTGCCCTTGCTGATCAGCAGCGGCTTGACGATGTTGTCGGCCATGCTGACCACGCCCACGCCCCACACCACCAGGAAGATGGCCCAGCCGGTGGCGCCGGTGTGGTACAGCCACAGCGCCGCCGGCAGCCACACCAGCGGCGGCCCGACCGGCACCACCGACAGGAAGAAGGTGACGAAGCCGAGGATGGCGGCGCCGGGCACGCCGGCGATCCACAGGCCGATGCCGGCCAGCACGGCCTGGATGAAGGCGGTGCCCAGCACGCCGTAGACCACGCCCTTGACGGTGCTGCCCGCCAGCTCCAGCAGGTGGTCGGCGCGCTCGCCGGCGATGCGGCGCATGCCGGCGCGCAGCCAGGCAATGGCGAACTCGCCGCCGGTGTAGAAGAAGAACGCCAGGATGATCGACAGCGCCAGCTGTCCCAGCCCGGCACCGATCGACAGCCCCGCGCCCAGCAGCACGTGGCCGACCGGCGCGATCAGCTTGCGCAGGTTGGCGACCATCTCGGAATCGGCATTGATCAGGCTGTCCCACGAGCTTTGCAGGTAGCCGCCGACATAGGGCAGGCTGCTCAGCCACAGCGGCAGCTGCGGCAGGCCGTGCTCCATATAGCGATCGACCAGCGCGGCGAGGTCATCCAGGTGCGCGGAGAAGCTGGCGCCGGCATAGACGAACGGGCCCAGCACGATCACCGTCGCCAGCAGCACGCAGATCAGCGCGGCCAGCCCGCGGCGGTTGCCGAGCCAGCGCGACAGCACGGTGTAGGGGTGCCACGAGCTGAACGCCAGGATCGCGCCCCACAGCAGCGCCGTGGTAAACGGCGCCAGGACCAGCAGCGAGCCGCCGATCAGCACGATCAGCGCGAACACGGCGGCGATTTTCTCGATCAACTGGCCGGAACTCATGGTGGGTCTCCGTTTTGTCCCCTGGGGGGTTGGGTGTGACGGGGACGGCGTAAATATAGCTTATGGACGGGTGGGGGCTTTGAAAGGGGGTGTTTGGGGTGGTGTCGTGCTTGGCGGGCGTGGCTGTTTCGCCGGCGTAGCCGGCGACCTCCTTTCTGGTGCGCCCGGCAGGGCGCACTTACTTGGGGGTGCAAGTCCCCTACACACCCGGCAAGGGGAAGTGTTAGCCAAAGACAAGGGTTTCCCGGGCGACTGGGAGTCTGAAGGAAGTCCGAGGCAAAGCGCTGGCCTGACGAACAGGAAGCGGATATGAGGCGACGCATCGGGGTGAGGCGGCCAGAGTAGCCAAAGCCCAGTACTTGCACGGAACGATGCGGCGTAAATCCGACAGGCATAAGCGTGAAGGTGAGTGCGTCATACCCGGGGAGATCTGCATCGCTGCCATGGTGCTACTGACGTCGAGAGGCGTCGGGATGGCGGTGCAGAAGTCAGCAGAGGCCATAGTAGGTGCGCGGTTGGCACTGAAGGGCCGAACATGAACGAGCGCGATTAGGACGACAGACCTCGATGCTTACCGACGAAGCCCAAATGCACGAACGAGTGCAGCCCACAGCGGAGGAAGGCGGGCGGAACCTGCTTGGCGCCGATGGGGGTGCGGAGGATGGCACGGCGGCTGTCGGGCAAACGAAAGCGCAGGCGCCATCGCTGATGGAGGCGGTGGTTGAGAGAAGCAACATGTGGCTGGCGTACCGGAGGGTGGTCGGCAATGGCGGCGCCGCTGGGGTGGATGCCCTGGAGGTGACGGCGTTGCGCGACTGGCTGAAGGTGAGTTGGCCAAGCGTCAGGGCGGCGTTGCTGGCCGGCCAGTACATCCCGCAGGCGGTGCGCGCGGTGGACATCCCCAAGCCTGCGGGCGGGATAAGGACACTGGGCATCCCGACGGTGGTGGACAGGCTGATCCAGCAGGCGCTGCTGCAGGTACTCCAACCGCTCTACGAAACGGGGTTCTCCGAGTCGAGCTACGGCTTCAGGCCGGGGCGCAGCGCTCAGCAGGCGGTCTTGCAGGCACAGCGGTACGTGCAGGAAGGCCGGCGCTGGGTGGTGGATATCGATCTGGAGAAGTTCTTCGATCGGGTCAACCACGACATCCTGATGTCGCGGGTGGCCCGGCAGGTGAAGGACGCCCGGGTGCTCAAGCTGATCCGGCGGTATCTGGAAGCGGGGCTGATGCGCGGCGGGGTGGTCGAGGCGAGGAGGCAGGGCACGCCGCAAGGCGGGCCGCTGTCGCCGCTGCTGTCGAACATCCTGCTGACGGATTGGGACCGCGAACTGGAGAAGCGGGGGCTGGCGTTCTGCCGTTATGCCGACGACTGCAATATCTACGTCCGAAGCAGAACGGCGGGGCAATGGCTGTTGGCCGGGATGACGGCGTTCCTTGCGGAGCGCTTGAAGCTACGGGTCAACGAGGCCAAGAGCGCATGCGAGCGGCCGTGGAAGCGCAAGTTCCTGGGCTACAGCCTGTCCTCTCATCATCAGGCGAAGCTGCGCATCGCTCCGGAAAGCCTGCAGAGGCTGATTGGACGCATCAAGGACGTGGTGCGCAAAGGTCGAGGAAGAAGCCTGGCTCACACGATCGCGGTGCTGAATCCGGTGCTGCGCGGGTGGATTGGGTACTTCCAATACACGCAGAGCAAGCGGCCACTGGAGAACTTGGACGGATGGGTGCGCCGACGGCTACGCTGTCTGATATGGCGGCAAGCCAAAGCATGGCGAACGCGACTGGCGCTTATGCGGCGCCAGGGGCTGGAGGCCAAGCGGGCAGCCAGGACTGCGCTGAACGGGCGCGGACCATGGTGGAACGCCGGAGCCCCACCCATGCGCGAAGCCTTCCCTAAACGCTACTTCGATGCCATGGGGTTGATCTCGCTGCTGGATACACAGCGGCGCCTGCAGTCTCGTTCGTGAACCGCCGTATGCGGACCCGCATGTACGGTGGTGTGAGAGGGCTGAGGGGGTAACCCCTCACCCTACTCGATTCCGAGCGACAGAAAGGAGGCAAAGAGCGCGTCGCCTAAGCGGCTGGCTAAGGCGGCGCTGGCGGTTCCAATGGTGGTGACTTGCGGTCAGGCGCTTGGTGGTTCCACCCTGCTGACGCTACCTGGAGGTGCCTGGCGTTCGGGGTCGGATGGACGAACCCGACTTTAGGTCGGTGGCAGCCTACTAACGGCGCTATTGGTGGGACGCCTTCGGCTGCGCTGCGCGCGCGCCCTATCTCAGGTCTGCTGCTCTGGCACGGAGTGCGTCGCTGCGCTCGCACACGCTATCGCTGGCGAGCCCAAAGGACTTTCCCCTTCCGCTTGTTTTCTCCCCTCGCGCTCGCGGGAGAGAGGCGGGGGTGAGGGCCGGGCGTATCAACGCAGTCAGGCCTCCGAATCCAGGAACCAACCTCAATCCGGTACCGCCATCACCCCACTCTTCAGCAACGCCGCCACCAGGTCAGACTGCGTCACCATCCCCACTACGCGCCGCTGGTCATCGATCACCGGCGCATGATGCAGTCCGCCGTCGGAGAAGGCCTGCGCCAGTTCCACCATCGGCTGCTCGGGCCGCGCCGTGACCACGGCATGCGTCATCAGGTTGCGCACGGTGCCGGCCAGGCGCCGCGCGCCGGTATCGCGCTGCGCCGCAAAAAAATCGCTCTGCGTGACGATCCCCACCAGCTTGCGCGTCGCATCGACCACCGGCAGCGCCTTGATGCGGTGCCGCGACAGCAGGTGCCCGGCCTCATGGGCGGGCTGGTCGGGTGTCACCGTGATCACGTCCCGCGACATGATTTCGCCGCACAGCACGTTGCCGAAATGACGGCGATACGCGCGCAGCTGCGCCGCCACCAGGATCTGCTCGAGGTCGTCTTCCTCGATATCCAGGAATTCGCCGCGTACCTTCAGGGCCGCATCCAGGTCCGCTCGGGTTACGCCGACGCGCTGGGTGGGTGGTACGTCCCGGGTGCCATGCTGCACCGCGGGCTCGGGTGGACGATGGGGGTAGCGCCGCCGCGACAGGTTGTTGAAGGCCAGCGCCATCATCAGCAGCAGCATCGAGTTGAACAGCACCGGCACCGCCACGAAGCCGAAGCCCAGCGCACTGACCGCCGGCCCGCCGAACACGGCGGTGATGGCCACCGCACCGCTGGGCGGATGCACGCAATGGAACTGGAACATCAGCGCGATGGCGACGGCCACCGCGACGGCGGCGGCGAGGCCGGGATCGGGAATCCAGCGCGCGCAGGCCACGCCGACGACCCCGGCGATCAGGTTGCCGCCGATGATCGACCACGGCTGCGCCAGCGGTGATGCCGGCACCGCGAACAGCAGCACCGCCGAGGCGCCCATTGGCGCGACAAACCAGGGGTTGAAGCCGCCCAGCGTCTGGTGGCTGATCCATTCGGTGCAGAGCAGGCCCAGCAGCGCGCCGAAGCAACTCTTGAGGCGCTCCTTGCGGCTGGCGGCAACGGGCAACGGAACAAAGGTGCGCAGCCAGGCACGGGCGTTATGCGCCAGGGCGGAGACGGGGGCGGTTGGCATTCTTGTGACGGGGGGCGCTTT
This Cupriavidus nantongensis DNA region includes the following protein-coding sequences:
- a CDS encoding ATP-binding cassette domain-containing protein; its protein translation is MSMHVSIRKQMVSADRHFALDIEFDSASRRIALFGPSGAGKSLTLRAIAGLLTPDSGRIVLNGRTLFDADAGIDVRPQQRRVAYLFQEYALFPHLTVGQNIGFGLARGWRNPRRGAVHPQAQRWIDAFGLADIAGNYPAEISGGQKQRVALARALVAQPDIVLLDEPFSALDPALRARMRAELRTLQASLDVPMLVISHDPADVEALGDHVLEIREGRIFGSGTSRHHPPVYAPVPARVA
- the modB gene encoding molybdate ABC transporter permease subunit; amino-acid sequence: MDAVWVPLLLSLKVAGWATALNAVLGVGAAWALARWRSPLRDVVDAVLTLPLVLPPTVLGYYLLVLVGRRGVFGEWLARLGIELVFTWQGAVLASTIVAFPLVLKSARAAFEGVDHQLENAARVLGVPEAGIFFRVTLPLAARGIIAGVLLAFARALGEFGATLMIAGNLPGRTQTLSVAIYEAVQAGDDNTANLLVLVTSVTCVLLLVIAGRLVPAAARNPAELYERRRLRPRVR
- the modA gene encoding molybdate ABC transporter substrate-binding protein codes for the protein MPAFRSRRRGLLLAAATVLALATPPAFAADLVVSAAASLTNAFKALAESYERAHPGTHVVLNFGASDVLMQQIVKGAPADVFASADQEAMNKAEAEKVIAPASRRNFAANQVVLIVPADSKLPIASLQDLTRPEVRRIAYGNPVSVPVGRYTRGALEAAGLWDAVAAKGVPAQNVRQSLDYVARGEVEAGFVFATDATVMPDKVKVAVRVPSRTPVTYPIAITNQARQPKEAAQFVDYVASPDGQAILSRFGFHKP
- a CDS encoding DUF1059 domain-containing protein translates to MARKFIDCREFPSDTHCTVALSADSEDELLEAAVQHAVAVHKHQDTPELRSQLKSMFKEGTPPA
- a CDS encoding 2-hydroxyacid dehydrogenase, producing the protein MSAPQIVQVGPLAPQTNATLQQQYGAAPLWQQADALAWARSEGQQVRVVVTSARHGCSAALIDALPRLEAIVSFGVGYDAIALDAARARRIQVSNTPDVLNDCVADLAFGLLLDAARGIAHGDRFVRAGRWPQGGFPLTTRVSGKKLGIVGLGRIGEIVARRAQGFDMEIAYHNRRPREGAPWRFEADLKALATWADFLVVATVGGPSTAGLVSRETLDALGPRGILVNVSRGSVVDEAALVAALTEGRLGGAGLDVFQHEPNVPPALLAMDQVVLAPHMASGTHETRAAMTALTLQNLDAFLAGGKVLTPVL
- a CDS encoding nucleoside 2-deoxyribosyltransferase, with amino-acid sequence MTTIYLAGFDVFRKDARAWGEQLKALCAAHGFTGLYPLDQSAPEGLSGPDTARWIYDANIALLRRADLVMANLDDFRGPGEADSGTAFEVGFAVALGKPVWAYSADAGTLRERVTVATDADGTPLDARGFTVEDFGLGKNLMLACAVRLVQGGAAECLAAMAAARQEIDAAARSGG
- a CDS encoding PqiC family protein, giving the protein MMKRLLLTLVCASAAAAVLAGCASPEPRYYTLAQGPGAVAAPAPAAAPSTDTLWLEVAPVRVPERLNRPQLVVRDGRSGNDGGSDAGVRLLDLSRWSSPLPDELRDALSQRLQATLGAVDTYQQGLSDVQPLYRITTEVLRLDADVGQRAGATINWTVRRLPDGKVVSGRTQAELPAPGEVDGVVAAYRQIVASTANDIAAGVQALRR
- a CDS encoding intermembrane transport protein PqiB, encoding MPDTDNQAPAGAMPPSPPPSPPSPPAPPSPPPSGLPRPERRRRARWLPSLVWLIPIVAAVVGISLLMHTLASRGPEITVSFRTAEGLIPGKTAVRYKDVDIGLVKSVRLARDRSHVVASIDLTKDAENFAVADTRFWVVRPRFAASGVSGLETLLSGAYIGVDAGKSKESAREFKGLEVPPVVTTDASGKQFVLRASELGSLDIGSPVYYRRVLVGQVVAYQLDPNGRDITLRVFVNKPYDKLVTADTRFWHASGVDLKLDAGGLKLSTQSLVTVLLGGVAFQAPDHTTATDAAAENTQFLLAGDQTEAMKEPEELAPTLAVLNFDQSVRGLSPGAPVDFRGVVVGQVRSIGIEFQREKRAFRMPVVVELYPSRMGFRERDIQDRERARKIIEGLLQRGMRAQLRTGNLLTGQLYVALDFFPKAAPVKVDLDAPIPEFATTPGTFDQLQAQVGDIVNRIDKVPFDQIGQDLRTTVASLNKTLATADKLVQQLNGDVAPQVLAALQDARKTLTAANGTLASDAPLQQDTRRMLQELTRTATSLRTLTDYLERHPEALLRGKPEKE
- a CDS encoding paraquat-inducible protein A, which produces MTPQQPQRPPQPAGRLARPRQLARELVAELTDDDENTPLPQVPTASRLGLVSCHACDLVSPRTLEGTPCPRCGATLHHRKPDSLARTWAFLLAAYILYIPANLLPVMVTQSILGTQQDTILSGVIYLWLSGSHMLAVLVLIASIVVPLLKMVILTFLLLSVHLRSSWRIRQQTRLYGLVEVIGRWSMLDIFVVALLASLVRAGALATIIPGGGALAFGAVVVLTMLASLSFDPRLLWDSLEPDNARH
- a CDS encoding paraquat-inducible protein A, encoding MAAHDVPPAAPDTALPDTSPAALHRLVACEYCDAVYERTPISPGERALCLRCGGQLYRESRRHYHRLLPLVITALILFLISNAYPIVEMDLKGVRTQTTLLGAVQALYADQMALVAALVFATTILFPLSELLMMIYLLVPMARHRMPAGFDRIVRGIRQTRPWGMIEVFMIGVLVTLVKLSTMARVLPGIALWSFAALVIVLAAMLSFDPRDLWRHLETPDDQAAAADGERR